The Xanthomonas sp. DAR 34887 genome has a segment encoding these proteins:
- a CDS encoding low molecular weight protein-tyrosine-phosphatase — MKLLLVCLGNICRSPMAEGALRHHLERSPLAGQVQVDSAGTGDWHSGEPPDRRAIACARGHGVDIAGLRARQLRAADFTAFDWILCADAANLRDVRQRAPAAALPRVALWLPWAGLDGRREIPDPYTGGSDHFEEVWRLVDEAAAGSVARLSADGGSGIIGR, encoded by the coding sequence ATGAAGTTGCTGCTGGTCTGCCTTGGCAATATCTGCCGCTCGCCGATGGCCGAAGGCGCGTTGCGCCACCATCTGGAGCGCTCGCCGCTGGCCGGCCAGGTGCAGGTGGATTCGGCCGGGACCGGCGACTGGCACAGCGGCGAGCCGCCGGACCGGCGCGCCATCGCCTGCGCCCGCGGCCATGGCGTGGACATCGCCGGACTACGCGCGCGGCAACTGCGCGCGGCCGACTTCACCGCGTTCGACTGGATCCTGTGCGCCGACGCGGCCAACCTGCGCGACGTGCGCCAGCGCGCGCCGGCCGCCGCGCTGCCACGGGTGGCGCTGTGGTTGCCGTGGGCGGGCCTGGACGGGCGCCGCGAGATTCCCGACCCGTACACCGGCGGCAGCGACCACTTCGAGGAGGTCTGGCGCCTGGTAGACGAAGCCGCTGCCGGCAGCGTGGCGCGACTGTCCGCCGACGGCGGCTCCGGCATAATCGGCCGATGA
- the kdsB gene encoding 3-deoxy-manno-octulosonate cytidylyltransferase yields MSAAHAIPQSFVVAIPARYAASRLPGKPLRMLGGEPLVRHVARRALGAGAQQVWVAADDPRIAAAVADLDGVHVALTSAAHASGTDRLAECADIAGWDDATLVVNLQGDEPFAPAAGIVAVAQALADSGAEMATLGTPVESAESLFDPNVVKLVRSARGDALYFSRAPIPWHRDAFAASRERLPPGPWLRHIGIYAYRAGFLRRFAAMPPGGLEQVEALEQLRVLEAGFRIAVALSPAPFPPGVDTPEDLARAEAHLQALA; encoded by the coding sequence ATGAGCGCCGCGCACGCCATTCCGCAGTCGTTCGTGGTCGCCATTCCGGCGCGCTACGCCGCCTCGCGCCTGCCCGGCAAGCCGCTGCGCATGCTCGGCGGCGAGCCGCTGGTGCGACATGTGGCGCGCCGTGCGCTCGGCGCCGGCGCGCAGCAGGTCTGGGTGGCCGCGGACGATCCGCGCATCGCCGCAGCGGTGGCCGACCTGGACGGCGTGCACGTCGCCCTGACCTCGGCGGCGCATGCCTCCGGCACCGATCGCCTGGCCGAATGCGCCGACATCGCCGGCTGGGACGACGCCACCCTGGTGGTCAATCTGCAGGGCGATGAACCATTCGCGCCCGCCGCTGGCATCGTGGCCGTGGCGCAGGCGCTGGCCGACAGCGGCGCGGAGATGGCCACGCTGGGCACGCCGGTCGAGTCGGCCGAGAGCCTGTTCGACCCGAACGTGGTCAAGCTGGTGCGCAGCGCGCGCGGCGATGCGCTGTACTTCAGCCGCGCGCCGATCCCGTGGCACCGCGACGCGTTCGCCGCCTCGCGCGAACGGCTGCCGCCGGGGCCGTGGCTGCGTCATATCGGCATCTACGCCTACCGCGCCGGCTTCCTGCGCCGTTTCGCGGCGATGCCGCCGGGCGGGCTGGAGCAAGTGGAGGCACTGGAACAACTGCGGGTGCTGGAGGCGGGCTTCCGCATAGCGGTGGCGCTGTCGCCGGCGCCGTTCCCGCCCGGGGTGGACACGCCCGAGGACCTGGCCCGCGCCGAGGCCCATCTGCAGGCCCTGGCATGA